Proteins encoded together in one Chelonoidis abingdonii isolate Lonesome George chromosome 1, CheloAbing_2.0, whole genome shotgun sequence window:
- the RAI2 gene encoding retinoic acid-induced protein 2, giving the protein MEELYKDTQNLPMDVTNSPSTIANNKLENGVAQLITAEAWNINSTDLMKKALSPLVTVPAPSILTPPAESQSGVALKVAATVLQPICLGDSPVVLPIHLQVAGSTTPQIAPNNNTPYVMTTQGPVPLPVLLEQHVFQHLNSPLVLPQGAPCSTNPIHSNLFQGSSAPVGQPQLLDQKPSNQTQEPILPPVFQTPGFAAVLQDLFPPQSTLGSSPCQPPPDYSSVPPQAFSSPLSPLVPPATLLVPYPVIVPLPVPVPIPIPIPIPVPHGAESKVNPDYPKPPLFTLYSCKGTQTPLEKEESKPFDFIHHREFAQLNRHTVIKMNNENEALDLSMKMMPSLKASEVSSQLSPEDGALDLSIASYRKTGSAGVHAEAANAICSGSVMDSGAHSMMDKLSSATVPFAHPKPHEASAKIDSRMTGSNSAELLRQQQKWLVDQTGRAACEPKAGNNIEIVSTSQTAKVIVSVKDAVPTIFCGKIKGLSGVSTKNFSFKRDMPQDSVLPCYDVKNQPEPRDNAEALRKPIKNRSVKLKKMNSQEIHILPIKKQRLAAFFPRK; this is encoded by the coding sequence ATGGAGGAACTGTACAAGGACACACAAAACCTGCCCATGGATGTTACCAACTCTCCTTCCACGATAGCTAACAACAAGCTAGAAAATGGGGTCGCTCAGCTGATAACTGCTGAAGCCTGGAATATCAACTCCACAGACTTGATGAAGAAAGCACTTTCACCACTTGTGACTGTCCCAGCCCCTTCGATCCTCACCCCACCAGCAGAATCCCAAAGTGGGGTAGCTCTGAAAGTAGCAGCCACAGTGCTCCAGCCAATTTGTttaggggatagcccagtggttcttCCAATACACCTGCAAGTAGCCGGGAGCACCACCCCCCAGATTGCGCCTAATAACAACACTCCATATGTTATGACGACTCAAGGTCCAGTTCCACTACCTGTCCTCTTGGAGCAACATGTGTTTCAACATTTAAATTCTCCATTGGTGTTACCTCAGGGTGCTCCCTGCTCCACAAATCCCATTCACAGCAATCTTTTCCAGGGTTCTTCTGCCCCAGTTGGACAGCCCCAGTTACTGGATCAGAAACCATCCAACCAGACCCAGGAGCCCATTTTACCCCCAGTGTTTCAGACACCAGGATTTGCTGCAGTTCTTCAGGATTTGTTTCCTCCACAGAGCACCTTAGGTTCCTCACCCTGTCAGCCACCCCCGGATTACTCCTCTGTTCCACCCCAGGCCTTCAGTTCCCCTCTATCTCCACTGGTACCCCCAGCCACCCTCCTAGTGCCATATCCTGTGATTGTCCCCTTGCCAGTCCCAGTCCCTATCCCGATCCCCATCCCCATTCCTGTGCCTCACGGCGCTGAATCCAAGGTCAACCCAGACTACCCCAAGCCACCGTTGTTTACCCTGTATTCCTGCAAAGGCACCCAAACCCCTCTGGAGAAAGAAGAATCCAAACCCTTTGATTTCATCCACCATAGGGAATTTGCCCAGCTGAATCGTCACACAGTCATCAAGATGAACAATGAGAACGAGGCCCTGGACCTTTCCATGAAAATGATGCCCTCGCTAAAGGCAAGTGAGGTCAGTTCCCAGCTCTCCCCTGAAGATGGTGCTTTAGATTTGTCGATTGCTTCCTACAGGAAGACAGGCAGTGCCGGGGTCCATGCTGAGGCAGCTAATGCAATTTGCTCTGGATCTGTGATGGACAGTGGTGCTCACTCCATGATGGATAAACTCTCCAGTGCAACAGTCCCCTTTGCCCATCCCAAACCTCATGAAGCCTCTGCCAAGATCGACAGCAGAATGACTGGTAGCAATTCGGCCGAGCTCCTGAGACAGCAGCAAAAGTGGCTGGTGGACCAGACTGGCAGAGCAGCCTGTGAGCCCAAGGCTGGGAATAATATTGAGATTGTGAGCACTTCACAGACTGCCAAAGTAATAGTCTCTGTCAAAGATGCTGTGCCCACAATTTTTTGTGGCAAGATTAAAGGCCTCTCGGGAGTATCCACCAAAAACTTCTCTTTCAAAAGGGACATGCCCCAGGACTCTGTTCTGCCGTGTTACGATGTGAAGAACCAGCCAGAGCCTAGGGATAATGCAGAAGCACTTAGGAAACCAATCAAAAACAGGAGTGTAAAGTTAAAGAAAATGAACTCCCAGGAGATACACATTCTTCCAATCAAAAAGCAACGGCTCGCTGCCTTCTTTCCAAGAAAGTAA